A region of Silurus meridionalis isolate SWU-2019-XX chromosome 13, ASM1480568v1, whole genome shotgun sequence DNA encodes the following proteins:
- the herpud1 gene encoding homocysteine-responsive endoplasmic reticulum-resident ubiquitin-like domain member 1 protein, producing the protein MDSQVSETETISVVIKTPNQVHGDQIIKDVNLNWTVKDLKTHLASVYPSEPAVKDQRLIYSGKLLTDNLYIRDVFRKTDAVPTLHLVCAAKPQPDFQQGARPKVKPAEQPPSPATVSPVPSVASVSSSAVLRQRGHPSPAVPTAAWPATSTDASTSAQGPAAMTHPSFPTYSLYSPQQLLWLQHMYARQYYMQYQAAIAAAASVPVTPPTSLPVTPQQAAVPAGLPNQAPIDNLPANQNVPDPAFINPEGANQNMRMNAQGGPVMEDEEDVERDWLDWVYTASRFAVFLSIVYFYSNLSRFILVMSSLILMYLHTAGWFPFRQRAPARPANNPAPEVIQNQQNQNQDRQEPVVPPAVLEDDETDGEAAVPPPLTAVPVSPVRPPILWTAWVFFKAFFSSLIPETPQAIAN; encoded by the exons ATGGATTCCCAGGTCTCGGAGACGGAGACGATCTCAGTAGTGATCAAAACGCCGAATCAAGTGCATGGTGATCAGATAATCAAAGATGTCAACCTCAACTGGACGGTGAAAGACCTGAAAACTCACTTGGCTTCTGTTTATCCATCCGAACCG GCTGTAAAGGACCAAAGACTCATCTACTCAGGCAAACTGCTCACAGACAACCTGTACATCAGAGATGTTTTCAGAAAG ACAGACGCAGTACCCACTCTTCACCTTGTGTGTGCGGCTAAGCCTCAGCCTGATTTTCAGCAGGGAGCCAGACCTAAG GTCAAACCAGCAGAGCAGCCACCCTCACCAGCCACTGTCTCTCCAGTACCATCTGTGGCTTCTGTGTCCTCTTCTGCTGTTCTCAGACAGCGCGGTCACCCCTCCCCTGCTGTGCCCACTGCTGCATGGCCTGCCACCAGCACTGACGCCAGCACTTCCGC ACAAGGACCAGCAGCGATGACCCATCCATCTTTCCCAACGTACTCACTTTACAGCCCGCAGCAACTCCTTTGGCTGCAACATATGTACGCTCGGCAGTACTACATGCAGTA CCAAGCAGCAATTGCAGCGGCCGCCTCTGTTCCCGTAACACCTCCCACTTCACTCCCCGTCACTCCGCAACAAGCCGCTGTACCTGCCGGATTACCCAATCAGGCTCCCATTGACAACCTGCCAGCCAACCAGAATGTTCCAGACCCTGCCTTCATCAACCCAGAAGGAGCCAATCAGAACATGCGCATGAATGCTCAGGGCGGACCAGTgatggaggatgaggaggatgtgGAGAGAGATTGGTTGGATTGGGTTTACACCGCTTCTCGCTTTGCTGTGTTCCTGAGCATCGTTTACTTCTATTCCAACCTGAGTCGCTTCATCCTAGTGATGAGCAGCTTGATTCTCATGTACCT GCACACTGCGGGCTGGTTCCCATTCAGACAAAGAGCTCCGGCTCGGCCTGCAAACAATCCAGCACCAGAGGTCATTCAGAATCAGCAGAATCAGAACCAGGACAGACAAGAGCCG gtggtGCCCCCTGCTGTGCTAGAGGATGATGAGACAGATGGGGAAGCTGCCGTTCCACCCCCTTTGACTGCAGTTCCTGTGTCTCCAGTCAGACCCCCTATTCTCTGGACTGCCTGGGTTTTcttcaaagcttttttttcctctctgatCCCTGAGACTCCTCAAGCTATAGCTAATTGA
- the LOC124395404 gene encoding cholesteryl ester transfer protein, translated as MERNAMGPGVGLLLLFSLAGVGHSCVDPELAYRFTGIVCRLTYPAAVVLNEKTTDVIQAAFQHAKYPSIEGEKSVLFMGKVNYGLHNLEIHNLSIGNSEFELRENEGIGITISKVSVVFKGTITYLYGNTLFSVGQSLDFEVDSQIDLVINSKLYCGKGRVAADTSDCYLTFHKLQLLLQGDREPNWLKKLFTNFITITVKLVVKGQICNEINKVANILADFIQDTAEQFLSDGNINVDVGITSFPVITSNYIESYHKGLVTYNNSTSVIKDSVFKPDHISENRSLYFWLSDDALDPLMTAAYHDGRFVKNISGTELTGMFQAQLSTDRPNLVDKWLLSGEPLLRAWSASVPRLWTTPQGTSVKVVAAVELSSAEQDSPALYFETEVEVCVRASYSEKKVILKTTPVHIFAANISISEGVFEMEKSLSVYLQEAVEKIGIPKVISYLEAAITNVMDKQGLNLFDIINPEVIPYNGYVLVQMDFGFPEHLLVEFLKKTLE; from the exons ATGGAGAGGAACGCGATGGGGCCAGGTGTAGGACTGCTCCTTCTCTTTAGCCTGGCTGGAGTGGGACACTCGTGTGTGGATCCTGAATTGGCCTACAGGTTTACCGGCATTGTGTGTAGGCTCACATACCCTGCTGCTGTTGTCT TAAATGAAAAAACTACAGACGTTATCCAGGCTGCATTCCAGCATGCCAAATATCCAAGTATTGAGGGGGAGAAGTCAGTGTTATTCATGGGCAAGGTGAATTATGGATTACACAA TCTGGAGATCCACAACCTATCAATTGGAAATAGCGAATTTGAGCTGCGGGAGAATGAAGGGATTGGCATCACCATCTCCAAAGTATCTGTTGTTTTTAAGGGAACCATTACATATCTATACGGAAACACTCT CTTTTCAGTAGGCCAGTCGCTAGATTTTGAAGTTGACTCCCAAATTGATTTAGTCATCAATTCTAAACTAT attgTGGGAAAGGCAGAGTAGCTGCAGACACTTCCGACTGCTACCTCACTTTCCACAAGCTACAACTCCTATTGCAAGGCGACCGAGA ACCTAACTGGCTGAAGAAACTGTTCACTAAtttcatcaccatcactgtaaaGCTGGTTGTAAAGGGGCAA ATctgtaatgaaataaacaagGTGGCAAATATCCTGGCAGATTTTATTCAGGACACAGCAG AGCAGTTTCTGAGTGATGGAAACATCAATGTGGATGTTGGCATAACCTCTTTCCCTGTCATCACCTCGAATTACATAGAGTCATACCACAAG gGTCTAGTGACCTATAATAATAGCACCTCAGTGATCAAGGACTCAGTGTTTAAGCCAgaccacatttcagaaaaccGCAGCCTGTATTTTTGGCTCTCAGATGATGCCCTTGACCCTTTAATGACAGCAGCATACCACGATGGACGATTCGTCAAAAACATCTCCGGAACAGAGCTCACT ggcATGTTCCAGGCTCAGCTATCCACAGACAGGCCTAATTTAGTTGACAAG TGGCTGCTTTCTGGAGAGCCATTGTTAAGAGCATGGAGTGCATCAGTGCCTCGTTTATGGACCACACCGCAAGGCACTTCTGTCAAAGTGGTGGCTGCAGTGGAGCTCTCTTCTGCAGAACAAGACAGTCCTGCACTTTACTTTGAGACG GAGGTTGAAGTATGTGTGAGAGCCTCTTATTCTGAAAAGAAAGTCATCCTAAAGACCACACCAGTGCA TATATTTGCAGCAAACATTTCCATCTCAGAAGGTGTTTTTGAG ATGGAGAAGAGCTTAAGTGTTTATCTACAAGAGGCTGTTGAGAAGATTGGGATACCCAAAGTCATATCCT ACCTAGAGGCAGCAATAACAAACGTGATGGACAAGCAGGGGCTCAATCTGTTTGACATAATCAATCCTGAAGTAATCCCTTATAAT GGTTATGTCTTGGTGCAGATGGACTTTGGTTTCCCAGAGCATCTACTGGTGGAGTTCCTCAAGAAGACTCTGGAGTAA